One window of Electrophorus electricus isolate fEleEle1 chromosome 24, fEleEle1.pri, whole genome shotgun sequence genomic DNA carries:
- the oprl1 gene encoding nociceptin receptor — translation MEFPNDSMGFADLGHHLYNQSLLQNNFSQFNDTDYLFPRSVRITIAVVYMIVCVVGLVGNCLVMYVIIRYTKMKTATNIYIFNLALADTLFLATLPFQGTDIFLDSWPFGDMLCKAVVSIDYYNMFTSVFTLTVMSMDRYVAVCHPVKALDMRTPHKAKVVNICVWVLASAIGVPAMMLGAVEDDHGVECILVLPDPRSYWDPVFGTCVFLLSFLIPVVIISMCYSLMVKRLRSVRILSGSKEKDRNLRRITRMVLVVVAVFVVCWTPIQIMALAQSLGFNLASVHTAVLLHFCIALGYVNSSLNPVLYAFLDENFKRCFREFCQPSPFGLDAQQSGRMRSIAREVAYNYKTTYGNSNPA, via the exons ATGGAGTTCCCGAATGATTCCATGGGCTTTGCTGACCTCGGGCACCACCTTTACAACCAGTCTCTGCTCCAGAACAACTTCAGCCAGTTCAACGACACTGACTATCTGTTTCCCCGGAGCGTGCGGATCACCATTGCTGTGGTCTATATGATCGTCTGCGTAGTGGGTCTCGTGGGAAACTGCTTGGTCATGTATGTGATAATTAG gtacACCAAGATGAAGACGGCCACAAACATCTACATCTTCAACCTGGCTCTGGCCGACACCCTGTTCCTTGCCACGCTCCCGTTCCAGGGCACCGATATCTTCTTGGACTCCTGGCCCTTTGGTGACATGCTGTGCAAGGCAGTGGTCTCCATCGACTACTACAACATGTTCACCAGCGTGTTCACGCTGACCGTGATGAGCATGGACCGCTACGTAGCTGTGTGTCACCCCGTCAAGGCCTTAGATATGAGAACGCCGCACAAGGCCAAAGTGGTCAACATATGCGTGTGGGTGCTCGCCTCGGCCATAGGGGTCCCAGCCATGATGCTCGGAGCCGTAGAGGATGACCACG GCGTCGAGTGCATCTTGGTCCTGCCTGACCCTCGCAGTTACTGGGACCCGGTGTTCGGCACGTGTGTGTTCCTCCTGTCCTTCCTCATTCCTGTGGTGATCATCAGCATGTGCTACAGCCTGATGGTGAAGCGCTTGCGGAGCGTCCGGATCCTCTCTGGCTCCAAGGAGAAGGATCGCAACCTGCGGCGCATCACTCGcatggtgctggtggtggtggccGTCTTCGTGGTTTGCTGGACGCCCATCCAGATCATGGCCCTGGCCCAATCGCTGGGCTTCAACCTGGCTAGCGTGCACACGGCTGTCCTGCTGCACTTCTGCATCGCGCTGGGCTACGTCAACAGCAGCCTTAACCCCGTCCTCTATGCCTTCCTGGACGAGAACTTCAAGCGCTGCTTCCGCGAGTTCTGCCAGCCATCGCCCTTCGGCCTGGACGCGCAGCAGTCTGGACGCATGCGTAGCATCGCCCGTGAGGTCGCCTACAACTACAAGACCACGTATGGCAACAGTAACCCTGCATGA